The Hemitrygon akajei chromosome 23, sHemAka1.3, whole genome shotgun sequence genome includes a window with the following:
- the entpd1 gene encoding ectonucleoside triphosphate diphosphohydrolase 1 isoform X2: protein MASGLREPRTRVPRSSRVGIKQNKWRKPFFGLIAVLGLVGVVVLVAVGVMQSMSVQRNLKFGIVLDAGSSHTALYIYQWPAEKMNNTGLVEQLTSCNVKGPGISSYWRNVDQAGLSLKACLDKAKQSIPEEQHSETPVYLGATAGMRLLRLQNQTQAEKLLQTVEKFIDSYPFDFQGARIISGMDEGAFGWITINYLMGNFGMVSAGGNPNTLGALDLGGASTQITFIPSSLIESPENAMDFRLYGRNYHMYTHSFLCYGKDQAMKMLLQSLMVEDNEIISSPCFNEGYEKIINVSAFYNSPCTPNPPRTTHETVKVIGTGNSEECRSNVSRLLNHSSCHCSTCSFNGVCQPPIWGKFGAFSAFYYVMDFFRKNASLENLDQVQAAVQKFCNMPWQEAKKVYKMKEKYLSENCFSGHYILLLLMEGYNFTASNWNSIEFLKKIKGSDAGWTLGYMLNLTNMIPAELPYTEPLLNKASFLSIMVIFSLFVLISLLIGFFVMRKRLCRVEQGARLGNA, encoded by the exons ATGGCGAGCGGACTGAGGGAACCGCGCACGCGTGTCCCGAGGAGCAGCCGTGTCG GGATAAAACAGAACAAATGGCGCAAGCCCTTTTTTGGTCTCATTGCCGTCCTGGGCCTAGTTGGTGTGGTTGTGTTGGTGGCTGTGGGTGTGATGCAGAGCATGTCGGTTCAACGGAATCTGAAG TTCGGCATTGTCCTAGACGCCGGCTCCTCACACACCGCGCTCTACATCTACCAGTGGCCGGCGGAGAAGATGAACAACACCGGACTGGTGGAACAGCTGACGTCCTGCAACGTGAAGG GTCCTGGGATTTCCAGTTACTGGAGGAACGTGGATCAAGCTGGCCTCTCGCTCAAAGCCTGCTTGGACAAGGCTAAGCAGAGTATTCCTGAGGAGCAGCACAGCGAGACGCCGGTGTACCTGGGAGCCACGGCCGGCATGCGCTTACTGAG gtTGCAGAACCAAACTCAGGCTGAGAAGCTACTGCAGACTGTGGAAAAATTCATCGACTCGTATCCGTTTGATTTCCAGGGAGCGCGGATTATAAGCGGAATGGATGAAGGAGCATTTGGCTGGATTACTATCAACTACCTGATGGGGAACTTTGGCATG GTTAGTGCTGGAGGAAATCCTAACACTTTGGGAGCCTTGGACCTGGGTGGAGCTTCCACACAGATCACTTTTATCCCCAGCAGCTTGATAGAATCGCCAGAAAACGCCATGGATTTCCGCTTGTATGGGAGGAATTACCACATGTACACACACAGCTTCCTGTGCTACGGAAAGGACCAGGCCATGAAGATGCTTCTGCAGAGTCTGATG GTGGAAGACAATGAAATCATTTCCAGTCCCTGTTTCAATGAAGGATATGAGAAGATCATCAATGTGTCTGCTTTCTACAACAGTCCATGCACGCCCAACCCTCCCAGAACAACACACGAGACAGTGAAAGTGATTGGTACAGGCAACTCTGAGGAATGCAGATCCAATGTCAGCCGTCTACTTAACCACAGCAGCTGCCACTGTAGCACCTGCTCATTCAATGGGGTGTGCCAGCCCCCTATTTGGGGGAAATTTGGG GCCTTCTCTGCATTTTATTACGTGATGGACTTCTTCAGAAAGAATGCATCGCTGGAGAATTTGGATCAAGTTCAGGCAGCTGTGCAGAAATTCTGCAATATGCCCTGGCAGGAG GCGaaaaaggtgtacaagatgaaagAGAAATACCTGAGTGAAAACTGTTTCTCTGGACACTACATCCTCCTGCTCCTCATGGAAGGCTACAACTTCACAGCCAGCAACTGGAACTCCATTGAGTTTCTGAAAAAG ATCAAGGGATCGGATGCAGGCTGGACCCTGGGCTACATGCTGAACCTCACCAACATGATTCCTGCCGAGCTGCCTTACACTGAGCCCCTGCTGAATAAGGCCTCTTTTCTGTCCATCATGGTCATCTTCTCGCTCTTTGTCCTGATCTCACTGCTCATTGGCTTCTTTGTAATGAGGAAGAGACTTTGCAGGGTGGAACAAGGTGCTAGATTGGGAAATGCATGA
- the entpd1 gene encoding ectonucleoside triphosphate diphosphohydrolase 1 isoform X3 — MPESQEGIKQNKWRKPFFGLIAVLGLVGVVVLVAVGVMQSMSVQRNLKFGIVLDAGSSHTALYIYQWPAEKMNNTGLVEQLTSCNVKGPGISSYWRNVDQAGLSLKACLDKAKQSIPEEQHSETPVYLGATAGMRLLRLQNQTQAEKLLQTVEKFIDSYPFDFQGARIISGMDEGAFGWITINYLMGNFGMVSAGGNPNTLGALDLGGASTQITFIPSSLIESPENAMDFRLYGRNYHMYTHSFLCYGKDQAMKMLLQSLMVEDNEIISSPCFNEGYEKIINVSAFYNSPCTPNPPRTTHETVKVIGTGNSEECRSNVSRLLNHSSCHCSTCSFNGVCQPPIWGKFGAFSAFYYVMDFFRKNASLENLDQVQAAVQKFCNMPWQEAKKVYKMKEKYLSENCFSGHYILLLLMEGYNFTASNWNSIEFLKKIKGSDAGWTLGYMLNLTNMIPAELPYTEPLLNKASFLSIMVIFSLFVLISLLIGFFVMRKRLCRVEQGARLGNA, encoded by the exons GGATAAAACAGAACAAATGGCGCAAGCCCTTTTTTGGTCTCATTGCCGTCCTGGGCCTAGTTGGTGTGGTTGTGTTGGTGGCTGTGGGTGTGATGCAGAGCATGTCGGTTCAACGGAATCTGAAG TTCGGCATTGTCCTAGACGCCGGCTCCTCACACACCGCGCTCTACATCTACCAGTGGCCGGCGGAGAAGATGAACAACACCGGACTGGTGGAACAGCTGACGTCCTGCAACGTGAAGG GTCCTGGGATTTCCAGTTACTGGAGGAACGTGGATCAAGCTGGCCTCTCGCTCAAAGCCTGCTTGGACAAGGCTAAGCAGAGTATTCCTGAGGAGCAGCACAGCGAGACGCCGGTGTACCTGGGAGCCACGGCCGGCATGCGCTTACTGAG gtTGCAGAACCAAACTCAGGCTGAGAAGCTACTGCAGACTGTGGAAAAATTCATCGACTCGTATCCGTTTGATTTCCAGGGAGCGCGGATTATAAGCGGAATGGATGAAGGAGCATTTGGCTGGATTACTATCAACTACCTGATGGGGAACTTTGGCATG GTTAGTGCTGGAGGAAATCCTAACACTTTGGGAGCCTTGGACCTGGGTGGAGCTTCCACACAGATCACTTTTATCCCCAGCAGCTTGATAGAATCGCCAGAAAACGCCATGGATTTCCGCTTGTATGGGAGGAATTACCACATGTACACACACAGCTTCCTGTGCTACGGAAAGGACCAGGCCATGAAGATGCTTCTGCAGAGTCTGATG GTGGAAGACAATGAAATCATTTCCAGTCCCTGTTTCAATGAAGGATATGAGAAGATCATCAATGTGTCTGCTTTCTACAACAGTCCATGCACGCCCAACCCTCCCAGAACAACACACGAGACAGTGAAAGTGATTGGTACAGGCAACTCTGAGGAATGCAGATCCAATGTCAGCCGTCTACTTAACCACAGCAGCTGCCACTGTAGCACCTGCTCATTCAATGGGGTGTGCCAGCCCCCTATTTGGGGGAAATTTGGG GCCTTCTCTGCATTTTATTACGTGATGGACTTCTTCAGAAAGAATGCATCGCTGGAGAATTTGGATCAAGTTCAGGCAGCTGTGCAGAAATTCTGCAATATGCCCTGGCAGGAG GCGaaaaaggtgtacaagatgaaagAGAAATACCTGAGTGAAAACTGTTTCTCTGGACACTACATCCTCCTGCTCCTCATGGAAGGCTACAACTTCACAGCCAGCAACTGGAACTCCATTGAGTTTCTGAAAAAG ATCAAGGGATCGGATGCAGGCTGGACCCTGGGCTACATGCTGAACCTCACCAACATGATTCCTGCCGAGCTGCCTTACACTGAGCCCCTGCTGAATAAGGCCTCTTTTCTGTCCATCATGGTCATCTTCTCGCTCTTTGTCCTGATCTCACTGCTCATTGGCTTCTTTGTAATGAGGAAGAGACTTTGCAGGGTGGAACAAGGTGCTAGATTGGGAAATGCATGA
- the entpd1 gene encoding ectonucleoside triphosphate diphosphohydrolase 1 isoform X4, producing the protein MQSMSVQRNLKFGIVLDAGSSHTALYIYQWPAEKMNNTGLVEQLTSCNVKGPGISSYWRNVDQAGLSLKACLDKAKQSIPEEQHSETPVYLGATAGMRLLRLQNQTQAEKLLQTVEKFIDSYPFDFQGARIISGMDEGAFGWITINYLMGNFGMVSAGGNPNTLGALDLGGASTQITFIPSSLIESPENAMDFRLYGRNYHMYTHSFLCYGKDQAMKMLLQSLMVEDNEIISSPCFNEGYEKIINVSAFYNSPCTPNPPRTTHETVKVIGTGNSEECRSNVSRLLNHSSCHCSTCSFNGVCQPPIWGKFGAFSAFYYVMDFFRKNASLENLDQVQAAVQKFCNMPWQEAKKVYKMKEKYLSENCFSGHYILLLLMEGYNFTASNWNSIEFLKKIKGSDAGWTLGYMLNLTNMIPAELPYTEPLLNKASFLSIMVIFSLFVLISLLIGFFVMRKRLCRVEQGARLGNA; encoded by the exons ATGCAGAGCATGTCGGTTCAACGGAATCTGAAG TTCGGCATTGTCCTAGACGCCGGCTCCTCACACACCGCGCTCTACATCTACCAGTGGCCGGCGGAGAAGATGAACAACACCGGACTGGTGGAACAGCTGACGTCCTGCAACGTGAAGG GTCCTGGGATTTCCAGTTACTGGAGGAACGTGGATCAAGCTGGCCTCTCGCTCAAAGCCTGCTTGGACAAGGCTAAGCAGAGTATTCCTGAGGAGCAGCACAGCGAGACGCCGGTGTACCTGGGAGCCACGGCCGGCATGCGCTTACTGAG gtTGCAGAACCAAACTCAGGCTGAGAAGCTACTGCAGACTGTGGAAAAATTCATCGACTCGTATCCGTTTGATTTCCAGGGAGCGCGGATTATAAGCGGAATGGATGAAGGAGCATTTGGCTGGATTACTATCAACTACCTGATGGGGAACTTTGGCATG GTTAGTGCTGGAGGAAATCCTAACACTTTGGGAGCCTTGGACCTGGGTGGAGCTTCCACACAGATCACTTTTATCCCCAGCAGCTTGATAGAATCGCCAGAAAACGCCATGGATTTCCGCTTGTATGGGAGGAATTACCACATGTACACACACAGCTTCCTGTGCTACGGAAAGGACCAGGCCATGAAGATGCTTCTGCAGAGTCTGATG GTGGAAGACAATGAAATCATTTCCAGTCCCTGTTTCAATGAAGGATATGAGAAGATCATCAATGTGTCTGCTTTCTACAACAGTCCATGCACGCCCAACCCTCCCAGAACAACACACGAGACAGTGAAAGTGATTGGTACAGGCAACTCTGAGGAATGCAGATCCAATGTCAGCCGTCTACTTAACCACAGCAGCTGCCACTGTAGCACCTGCTCATTCAATGGGGTGTGCCAGCCCCCTATTTGGGGGAAATTTGGG GCCTTCTCTGCATTTTATTACGTGATGGACTTCTTCAGAAAGAATGCATCGCTGGAGAATTTGGATCAAGTTCAGGCAGCTGTGCAGAAATTCTGCAATATGCCCTGGCAGGAG GCGaaaaaggtgtacaagatgaaagAGAAATACCTGAGTGAAAACTGTTTCTCTGGACACTACATCCTCCTGCTCCTCATGGAAGGCTACAACTTCACAGCCAGCAACTGGAACTCCATTGAGTTTCTGAAAAAG ATCAAGGGATCGGATGCAGGCTGGACCCTGGGCTACATGCTGAACCTCACCAACATGATTCCTGCCGAGCTGCCTTACACTGAGCCCCTGCTGAATAAGGCCTCTTTTCTGTCCATCATGGTCATCTTCTCGCTCTTTGTCCTGATCTCACTGCTCATTGGCTTCTTTGTAATGAGGAAGAGACTTTGCAGGGTGGAACAAGGTGCTAGATTGGGAAATGCATGA